In Cicer arietinum cultivar CDC Frontier isolate Library 1 chromosome 7, Cicar.CDCFrontier_v2.0, whole genome shotgun sequence, the genomic window ggctgctcccatcaataaccttgcactcctccaccagtactcagcatcccccaacagcatataagtggcatagctgaccttcactcccgcctgacactttatcatatcaaagatcttctccacttcttggatccattgatccgccttctctgaaccctcatcccccttgaacttaggaggattgtaacgacggaagtcttctaaccctcttgactctgcagcacggatctctctccCCCTCTTTTCAAGACCCCGTTGAGTCTNNNNNNNNNNNNNNNNNNNNNNNNNNNNNNNNNNNNNNNNNNNNNNNNNNNNNNNNNNNNNNNNNNNNNNNNNNNNNNNNNNNNNNNNNNNNNNNNNNNNNNNNNNNNNNNNNNNNNNNNNNNNNNNNNNNNNNNNNNNNNNNNNNNNNNNNNNNNNNNNNNNNNNNNNNNNNNNNNNNNNNNNNNNNNNNNNNNNNNNNNNNNNNNNNNNNNNNNNNNNNNNNNNNNNNNNNNNNNNNNNNNNNNNNNNNNNNNNNNNNNNNNNNNNNNNNNNNNNNNNNNNNNNNNNNNNNNNNNNNNNNNNNNNNNNNNNNNNNNNNNNNNNNNNNNNNNNNNNNNNNNNNNNNNNNNNNNNNNNNNNNNNNNNNNNNNNNNNNNNNNNNNNNNNNNNNNNNNNNNNNNNNNNNNNNNNNNNNNNNNNNNNNNNNNNNNNNNNNNNNNNNNNNNNNNNNNNNNNNNNNNNNNNNNNNNNNNNNNNNNNNNNNNNNNNNNNNNNNNNNNNNNNNNNNNNNNNNNNNNNNNNNNNNNNNNNNNNNNNNNNNNNNNNNNNNNNNNNNNNNNNNNNNNNNNNNNNNNNNNNNNNNNNNNNNNNNNNNNNNNNNNNNNNNNNNNNNNNNNNNNNNNNNNNNNNNNNNNNNNNNNNNNNNNNNNNNNNNNNNNNNNNNNNNNNNNNNNNNNNNNNNNNNNNNNNNNNNNNNNNNNNNNNNNNNNNNNNNNNNNNNNNNNNNNNNNNNNNNNNNNNNNNNNNNNNNNNNNNNNNNNNNNNNNNNNNNNNNNNNNNNNNNNNNNNNNNNNNNNNNNNNNNNNNNNNNNNNNNNNNNNNNNNNNNNNNNNNNNNNNNNNNNNNNNNNNNNNNNNNNNNNNNNNNNNNNNNNNNNNNNNNNNNNNNNNNNNNNNNNNNNNNNNNNNNNNNNNNNNNNNNNNNNNNNNNNNNNNNNNNNNNNNNNNNNNNNNNNNNNNNNNNNNNNNNNNNNNNNNNNNNNNNNNNNNNNNNNNNNNNNNNNNNNNNNNNNNNNNNNNNNNNNNNNNNNNNNNNNNNNNNNNNNNNNNNNNNNNNNNNNNNNNNNNNNNNNNNNNNNNNNNNNNNNNNNNNNNNNNNNNNNNNNNNNNNNNNNNNNNNNNNNNNNNNNNNNNNNNNNNNNNNNNNNNNNNNNNNNNNNNNNNNNNNNNNNNNNNNNNNNNNNNNNNNNNNNNNNNNNNNNNNNNNNNNNNNNNNNNNNNNNNNNNNNNNNNNNNNNNNNNNNNNNNNNNNNNNNNNNNNNNNNNNNNNNNNNNNNNNNNNNNNNNNNNNNNNNNNNNNNNNNNNNNNNNNNNNNNNNNNNNNNNNNNNNNNNNNNNNNNNNNNNNNNNNNNNNNNNNNNNNNttaggttaaaatagtgaacttcctacaactcatccaatcgattgggaaatcgatttccctgatcgtttttccaaaaattcatgcatttactcaagtcattcctaatcaagttcacaacctaatacttagcaattcctacacgattaccacggcaattgggatcccGATAACCATCagacttacacacaacaatcaacacataacacttagcattttcaacgcaattaccacgacaattgggatctcgataaccatcatacttacacacaacaatcaacacataacacttagcattttcaacgcaattaccacgacaattgggatctcgataaccatcatacttacacacaacaatcaacacataacacttagcattttcaacgcaattaccacgacaattgggatctcgataaccatcatacttacacacaacaatcaacacataacacttagcattttcaacgcaattaccacgacaattgggatctcgataaccatcatacttacacacaacaatcaacacataacacttagcattttcaacgcaattaccacaacgactcaaattcaaatcacttaatcataaaactcaaatcaaccacgactcgcgtgccaagcaccctaatgcaatgcgtatatgccaaaatgcatggactcggaattccaaaccaaaaccctcctcgaagggccgtaaatcataattgtaccgcctatcgcaggccaaagtactgattaccaaggtgccacctatcacgggtctgcacggcttactaaaataacgtaaattgtaaatgtaccgcctatcacaggccaaagtactatttatcaaggtgccacctatcacgggtctgcacgatttacaaaaaggatgaaaatgcatgCACATATACCGACTTCATTCACAACagacgttaagcaaatgcagatatttaaagattcctcatttttaatacccatttaacttaaacgactttcacaacaaacattaagtaaccaagacattaagagattccccattcttaacgcccagttaacttaaacgattttcaaaacaacattacacctatcacgggtctgcacggcttactaaaataacgtaaattgtaaatgtaccgcctatcacaggccaaagtactatttaccaaggtgccacctatcacgggtctgcacaatttacaaaaaagcgaaaaccataaacgtactgcctatcacgggcccgtaccgtttatcgaggtgccacctatcacgggtctgcacggttttcaaaatcCACAGAACAAACTCAACCAtattctcacattcaaaccatatttcacaacaaacacaccGATTAACAAACATcgagtatggacacgccaaatacgacgaacacaacataacacccagatacatcaaatttcttttactcataatcatacacaatgacattcaatttcatttaccacgtaacattcatcattataaacaaaacctaactctaaggttttacccataacgcactagtttcgtttttccccaaatcgatacatttaaccctaacaaattccttcccacacaaccacagataagtccctaatgcaaactagaagtttggaaggagcccttacctcaacgttagctttaacgtgcgtttccggtaccgcgagtaattccggtaaaatctccgctcgcaacgccgcttccaaattagttcactagcaccgtagcgtggtggtgagcaactttcccttctatctcttcgagaaatgaggtttggatctagaagaaacagaggggtttgtgtttggatctcaaaaaccgtttttcttcgttttcgaatcaaagaggaagagtggagttgcgaaaaccttgatctaactctcacccaaccttgggtcactagctttgaagaaaaggaagcaacgaaaacgaaaaacgGCTGatctgaggaaggagatggaaaattttagattttccttcctttctttttctttcctttgtttttcctttcttcctttttccttctttcccttttatactattttcttttccttttccttccttctagttttcctttctttttccctccaagcaaacatatatatataataaatataacttaacaaatatctcaaaatatctagatatttgttaaattaccgtttcgctCGAAACGCATAAAATTAATCGTAAagtattcaccgcagttaatttcaatttatttatcgacgagaaatctTAATCGGcattgaaatatctttttgattatcaaaccccaaaatattattactttggcttaaaagcctccgagccaaaatccaaaatacaccaaaaatacataaatggtactttaaaattatgggtcttacattagcATATGACTTGTTCATAGCATTGACTTCTTCATAGCATTTACTTTTCTTTAGAGTGTTGACTTACTCCGAAGATAACATATTAGATCAGAGTCCGGCGATTCAAACACCTGGTGTGATTGTCGGAGGCAGAGGCAATCACTTACTTGTCACGCTTATTAGAGGCAGAGGCAATCGAAATAAAACATGGTTGCATCCAACAGAGGAAACTAAAACAAAGCATCATTTGCATCACCAGAGTCAACTAAAGCTTGCTTGCATTATCAGAGTCAACCGAAGCTTGCAACAATAGAGACACCACTAGATGCGCACGTCACCAGACTTAGAATGTAGAGCAAAAGCGTTGTCTTGGTTTCCTTTGTCCGATCAGTTGAGGATATTGCCGATCACCAAAGGATATATAGCATAATATTCTACAAATTCACTTGCTCTAGGAACTGCACACTTAATTGAAGCATTAGTGCATTAATTTGTTCCCACAAACAAATTTTGTTATCTTCAAAACAAGTAGGGTTTTGGTTCttcaaatcaacttggttccaacaatatCCTTTTTTTGATGATTACAAATATCCATTTTCAtgaacaattttttgttttaaataaagcATTTCTGCAAAGCTCCCCGTGCTCCCCCTCATAATATGCAAATTTAATTTGGTGGTTTCTCAAAAAGTTGAAGCTCATGAAAAATGCTTTCAaaatatggaagaaaaaaatgactTTTGGTGATGTACATCGTATGCTAGCTACCACTTACTATGAATTGGACTCTCTTCAACAACACAAAGACGAGGTGGTATAACTgaccaaacaaaacaaaattgtttGTGTCTAACAAGGTCACAACAATGTTATTAATTGGTTGAGGTGAAGAGTAAATGATTATTGATTTTTCTCCGTTTTGAAAATCTATTTTGAACACACCAGAGTAATTTAATGAAAAACCACTAGCATATTTACCAGTATATGTCTTCCACACTATTTCCCCACCATATGTAGAACCTATAACCAAATAATCATCATCATCCTCTTCATTATCTAAAAACGTAAAACTtagaaaatacttttattattttgaatataacttGTATTCATTGTATGACCTACCTTCAAACTATCACTTTGTGCATTAACATGAATACTAGAAGCAGTAATTGTAGTACTCCACCACAACCATAATGAATAGTATATGATCATCAACACaactttttttctattttaaagcaAATCATTATTGTAAGTACAGAAGTGCGCCTAAGAATGGGAGTGAATTaagtgtttagaaattttcttgtttttagagatttagtgtttgatttttctgatttaagatagtgtatggaaaagataaatggcagaaaaataaacaacacaaagatattatcctggttccccttatcaccaagggtacatccagtcctcttgcacaccacaagagatttttcactattgttagaataagtacaagtcccaccctaggacctttcttacaaactcctaacaattaccctaagatagcacaccactatcttagtttacaaaacttgaagaaagaacaccactttcctcaatttacaacacttgaagaaagtacaccactttctttAATTTACAatacttgaatggtttagcaatatgtattttgacttagatcaatatgatataataggtgatgtacaatgataacaatccaatataatttcaagtacactagagaacttttctcaatgatatgaaaatgtaaaatctgtacttgaaatataaaagtgaaactttgaataaatcaaaacattttagaaagtttgttcaagattttgttgtaggattggttattgtttgatctgaagttatgaggtatttatactccataaacatctcttcagattcgtggccattgacccaagaggtttgatgaaagaatacaatgatttggagccattccagatctgaaaaattgtattgcttctagttgtattcgaatacaggatgtgtgtattcgaatacacctctttgtaacgttcaaaaatattcaaaaattacacattgtattcgaatacacatgtgtgtagtcgaatacagattagtgaaagtttgccactgacttactttatattcgactacagaaggttgtagtcgaatacaaatatgaggattttggccactgacttgatgtgtattcgactacacatagtcgtagtcgaatacatctttgagatttttgcttctgacttgctttgtattcgaatacgggatgctgtattcgaatacacttatgtattttgtcaaaaatattattttcaaacattatttatatatttttactttttgaaaatccttttgatgcatatgctaaaatgaaaggttctcatgtgcatttgaaatatacgaatattagattgcatcatgtacctttacattataaaacttctagcatatttgaccatagttgtctttgatgtttgacttctttttgagcttgcaacttgatcactttcctttgtctttgtcttcatcaaaaacatgtattttacaattatGAATGTTAGTTTAGTGAATAGTAATTCACATGTGAGAGAGAGGGTTTGCACTTTGCACTAGAGATGAATTGTCTATCTCTTATAAAATTGAACAGTCTATTTGTTATAAAATTGAACATTAACAGTAACTTACAAGATAATGTACATCTTTAAACTTCATCTTTAGATAGAAAATTAGCTAACAACGTAATTAATTAGAAGacatcttttaataaaaaaaaatatataattgaaagaCATCACAGACTAGAGTTGATGTGTTCCACTGTAAACATTTATCTCGAACCAaccttatctttattttttcgCTATAAAATGTTGCATTTCTCCAAAACCACTACTTTTTATCTTCTTATCAACAAAAGCAAAAAATGACTTTACTTTAACACAATAATTGAAGGATGAGTAATTATAAGCTGATAGCATCTCTTCGCACACTATTGATTCACACTTtttccaataataaaatttaggcTAAATACCACCTATAcacccttaacttaatttcagttaacgttttagtcatttatcttttttttcttctcaatttggtcctttattttaattttaagtaacaatttgatcttttatgttttaaaatgtcaacaatattatccttattttttgcaaaaattcaaaaaaattatcaaaaatttcaaataaaacccataaaattaagaAGACTTAGCACTACTTGCACACATTGATGCTTCAAAAGGTATTACATCTAAATGAAGACATGTTAggttgaaaatccaaaaggacgacctaggcaaaaattagggtataaataaataaaataataataaatatccacaaggttgaaaacctgaaaggacaacctagacaaaaattagggttcaaaataataataataataataataataataataatcataataataataataataataataataataataataataataataacaataataaatacccgctaggttgaaaacctgaaagggtgacctaaacaaaaattaggatacaaaaaatattaataaataccCACTAGGTTGAAAACTGAAAGGGCAACCTGGACAAAATTAGTATACAAAAATAAGTAAAGACCCACTAGGCTAAAATTCCAAAAGAACAACCTAGGAAAATGTTAGGATAAAAAGTTGAATAAAGACCTGTTAGGTCAAAAACTCGAAGGGGCGATCTAGGCGAAAATGAAGGAAGACATGTTAGATAAAAAAACCCAAAAGGGAGACCTAGGCTAGTAAGGCCATacaaaaaatgaagaagttCACTAGCTtgagaataaaagaaaataagcaAATAATATCGCTTACACATATCAAAGTCGAAGTAATATATTCCAAAAGGTTGTGAAGATAAATTGGGGAAAATCATATCCTCCAAAATGGGTTAATAACGCAATTGAAATTATGGtatgagttattagaacacttcttttatgaaaaactaCTAATAAGTTGGGTCATTTACCCATATGAGATCACCTTATCTTCTTCTCTTCTTATGGATCGTTCTTTTTTGTACCATATATTTACTCAATAAATATCATCGTCTAAACTAATTTATTGAGTTATGAGTCTTTttgtcaaaatgcattttttatgataatcatgTGTTGGGGCACAAGATATGTGAATGTCAAGAGGCCAAAACTAGTATAATGTCTTTAACATAAGGCAATGGCAATTAGAGATCAAGTCGAAGATGTAACAAAAGTCTCTTTAAAGATCAAAAGGACAATCACCACTATTTTTTCGAAGTTGTGCATATTTTTCATCCATGAACCTAGGGATCATGTTCGTAAGAaggtgaaagaaataaaaaaaattgttaaaaagttgatttaaaaaattgaaaaaaaaaaatatgaaaatgaagaaaaatgttcattcatcaaatgcattcatgatatttcatattttcaataGTGTATAAATTTAAAGTTGGGACTACTGACTAGCATACTATAATTTAGAGTCAAGATGACTAACCCGCACCATCTCATTTAAAACCCAAGATGATTTCTCGTTACCTCACATTGATATTCTGGTTGACAATGTGGCCTGCAATTCGCTCTTCTCTTTTATGAATGTTTTCTTTGGGTATAATCGAATTAAGGTGGCAGTCGAAGATATGGAAAAAATGACTTTCATCACTCCTTGGGGAACATTTTGTTACAAAGTAATGCCTATTGGTCTGAACAATGCAGGGGTGACCTACCAAAGAGTGATGGTAGCCATGTTCCATGACATGATACATAAAAAGGTAAAAGTTAATGTAGGTGACATGATTGCTATGTCACAAACAGAAGAAAAACATGTTattgatctaaagaaactcTTCGAAATACTTAGAAAGTTTAAGCTAAAGCTTAATTCCTCTAAGTGCACTTTCGGCATAAGGTCGAGAAAATTATTGGGATTTATGGTTAGTCATAAAGGAATAGAGGTCGACCCCGATAAGGTTCAGGCCATTTTAGAAATGCCTCCCCCAAGTACATAAAGAAAAGTTCGCAGTTTTTTTGGGAAACTATATTATATTTCCATATTTGTATCGCCACTAACTGCCACTTGTGAACTGATCTTTAAACTTTTACGGAAACATCAAACAATTGTGTGGAACGAAGAATACCAAAACACATTTGAGAAAATCCAACAGCATCCGCAGAAGCCTCCAATTCTAGTTCCCCAACTATGGGTCGACCCTTGATTATGTATCTTACAGTCTTCGATGGGTCCATGGGATGCATGTTGGGGTAACACGATGAAATAGGAGAAAAGAGCATGCCATTTACTATTTGAGTAAAAAATTTACAGATGTTGAAATGGGATATACAATGTTAGAATGTACTTGTTGTGTCTTAGGCTAGGTGGCCCATCGCTTAAGGCAATACATGATTTGGCATACGACTTGCTTGATATCCATGACAGATCCAATCAAGTACATTTTTGAAAAGTTTTCTCTCACATGGCGAATTACTCGCTGACAAGTGGTGttatcaaaatatgatattaCCTATGTTACTTAGAAAACCATCAAAGGGAGTGTCGTGGCAGATTATCTAGCTAATCAACCTGTGGATGATTATCAGTCAATCAAATGTGAATTCTCTTACGAAAGTATCCTGGTTTGGTTTAAAGAGTGCAATAATGGAAAATGAACCCTGTTGTTCGATGGGGCCTCAAACATAATGGGGTATGGGATTGGGGTTGTCTTAATATCTTCCAAAAAATAGTTCATACCTATAACAACACgtttgtgttttgattgtaccaATAATATGACATAATATAAAGCTTGGGCCAAGGGAATTTTGGCTGCTTTAGGATCAAAAACAAAAGTACTGGAAGTACATGGAGATTCGGCCTTAGTAATTAATCAACTTAACAAAGAATGGGAAAGTCGATATAAGAAGTTAATACCTTATTTTACCTTCATAAAGGAATTGTCTTCACAATTTGACAAAATCACCTTTCACCGTGTCCCTCGAGAAAACAATCAATTGGATGATACTTTGGATACTTTATCCTCGATGTTCCAAATAAGTCGAAACGATGAAATCCCATCCATTAAAATGGAGAGTCGAGATCATCCTACCTACTGCCACGTAATGGAAGAGGAAATCGACGGGAAACTGTGGTATCACGACATCAAACAATATCTTATAAATAGAGAATACTCTCCCAGAATATCGGAGAATGAGAAAAGAACTCTAAGACGATTAACTGCGAGCCTTTTCGTGAACgcaaatattttgtataagatAAATCATGATATGATACTCCTCAAATGCGTTGATGTCAATGAGGTGAAAGAATTTCTACAAGATATCCATGATGGCTCTTATGGGATCCATATGAACGGACACGCCATGTCTAGAAAGATTCTTTGAGTCGGGTATTACTGGCTCACCCtagaaaaagattgttttaattatgtaaAGTTGCCATAAGTGTCAAATATGTGCTGATAATATCCACGCCCCACAAATGCACAAGAACACCCTTTCAGCGCCCTGGGCGTTCTCAATGTGGGGCATAGACGTAATCAGAATGATCGAACCGAATAGATCAAATGGGCATCGCTTCATCTTGGTGGCAATTGATTACTTTACCAAATGGGTAGAGGCCGCTTCGTATGCCAATATAACCAAAATGTGGTAGTCAGATTCATAAAAAGGGAGTATATGGGATGAAGGTTGTAACACCTCaaaatcttattattatattttagaaatataataatacattattattatatgtgtgtttgatataattgataatttttttcgtgtttgctttattaatttatttaaactattaataatattaagattttttttgtttttcctttaaaaccaaataaaaatagtaataataatagttaacCTAGTGCCATTCCTATTTAGACTTAAACAAACCTAGCGAGGCATTGTTAGCAAATCTTGTAGGCTTATTAGCTATTTTGTCAGCTACTACTATCGGATTAAAGAATCAAACATATATTACCTTTTTACAGGATCTTTTATTTGTTCTGGTTAGTTTCTCATTATTCTTAAATTATTGCCAAAATCTATCGTTTGTGTCACTATTAGTTGAGTTTTCTTCCGATGATTTAGTTACCATActtttccttattttatttgataatctaggttcatgattaaaataaaatattaactatattttatttattaataatgttttgtttgaataccaattatttatagaataaattttgttaataaaaatagtgttttcaaccGAATCATTAAACTTGATTTGCAAAGGTATCATAGCACAATATGTTCCAAATAAATAATACTTgcagatttcaaaaacaaagaaCTTGCACAtatcacttaatttaatttaatttatttatttattttgacatgttttattttgttatttcataGTTCATGTTATTAGTATTCCTTAATACTacatacaatattattattagcatACTTGTATTAGCATATTACattgagtttaaataaataaagttaaattaatgtttaaatcAAAGAATATCAGCTCTTGTTGAATACAACTTTTCTAGACATTCCTCTATTGTTTTGCCTTCAAATTCTCTTTTACGTGAACTTGTGCAATTGTA contains:
- the LOC140918767 gene encoding uncharacterized protein, with translation MGRPLIMYLTVFDGSMGCMLGLGGPSLKAIHDLAYDLLDIHDRSNQKTIKGSVVADYLANQPVDDYQSIKCEFSYETWAKGILAALGSKTKVLEVHGDSALVINQLNKEWESRYKKLIPYFTFIKELSSQFDKITFHRVPRENNQLDDTLDTLSSMFQISRNDEIPSIKMESRDHPTYCHVMEEEIDGKLWYHDIKQYLINREYSPRISENEKRTLRRLTASLFVNANILYKINHDMILLKCVDVNEVKEFLQDIHDGSYGIHMNGHAMSRKIL